In Labrus bergylta chromosome 1, fLabBer1.1, whole genome shotgun sequence, one genomic interval encodes:
- the LOC110001868 gene encoding high affinity choline transporter 1, translating to MALNVPGLIVMVGFYLLILGTGIWASMRSRKEEKKCTGDGMEITLLAGRNINLLVGIFTLTATWVGGGFILGIAEATYNPTLGAVWALMPVPYVLTFFLGGFFFAKPMRENKYLTMMDPFQQKYGNVLSTALIFPALVADVLWVARTLVSLGGTMSVILDLSYVYSIITSSVVAIIYTLLGGLYSVAYTDVIQLILIFISLWVCVPFLMTNPHSLDISLTAYNQTLQTSPWVGTVELDQAGKFFDDFMLLALGGLAYQAFYQRILSASSYTQAQVTCFASSAFCLVLGIPSVLIGAVAASTDWNSTSYGLPTPYERDQAGSILPIALQFLTPPYISVIGIGAVAAAVMSSMDSALLSSASMFSSNVYKNIFRKQASDREMQWVIRISVVVVGLAGTALTFLDSSVLVFWLVGVDMSYTIMFPQLVCILFFKVSNGYGASVGYLMGIILRVMSGEPLIGLPPAIKFPGCRLDGEGRLTQFFPFRTTIMVMSLASILIVSWLASVIFNKGLLPESWDVFKIKRTQTTASAADHKRTISEKEDASVARQLLDTTSL from the exons ATGGCTCTCAATGTGCCGGGTCTAATAGTGATGGTGGGATTCTACCTGCTCATTTTGGGTACAGGAATCTGGGCTTCCATGCGCTccagaaaagaggagaagaagtgcACAGGAGATGGCATGGAGATAACACTCCTGGCCGGACGTAACATCAACCTGCTAGTCGGCATCTTCACTCTTACTG CTACATGGGTGGGCGGAGGCTTCATCCTTGGTATAGCTGAGGCAACATACAACCCAACACTAGGTGCAGTGTGGGCTCTTATGCCTGTACCATATGTCCTGACTTTTTTCTTAG GTGGTTTTTTCTTTGCCAAGCCTATGAGAGAGAACAAGTACTTGACAATGATGGATCCCTTCCAACAGAAGTATGGGAATGTTCTGAGCACTGCGCTGATCTTTCCCGCACTGGTGGCTGATGTCCTGTGGGTGGCTCGTACACTTGTCAGCCTGG GTGGAACTATGAGTGTGATCCTGGACCTGTCCTACGTCTACTCCATCATCACCTCCTCAGTAGTGGCCATAATCTACACACTGCTTGGGGGGCTCTACTCTGTGGCTTACACAGACGTCATCCAGCTCATCCTCATCTTTATCAGTCTG TGGGTGTGTGTTCCTTTCCTGATGACCAACCCTCACTCTCTGGATATCTCACTAACTGCTTACAACCAGACCTTACAAACCAGTCCCTGGGTCGGCACGGTGGAGCTCGATCAGGCCGGCAAGTTTTTTGATGACTTCATGCTGCTG gCTCTGGGCGGTTTGGCCTACCAGGCATTCTACCAAAGAATCTTGTCGGCCTCATCTTACACCCAGGCTCAAGTGACTTGCTTTGCCTCGTCTGCCTTCTGCCTGGTGCTCGGTATCCCCTCCGTGCTGATCGGCGCTGTGGCTGCATCAACAG ACTGGAACTCAACCAGCTACGGATTGCCAACCCCATATGAGCGTGACCAGGCAGGCTCCATCCTCCCCATCGCCCTGCAGTTCCTCACGCCCCCCTACATCTCTGTTATTGGGATTGGAGCTGTGGCTGCGGCTGTCATGTCCTCCATGGACTCGGCTCTTCTGTCCTCAGCGTCCATGTTTTCCTCTAATGTCTACAAGAACATCTTCAGGAAGCAG GCATCAGACCGTGAAATGCAGTGGGTGATCCGTATCTCAGTGGTGGTCGTGGGCCTAGCTGGCACTGCTCTCACTTTCCTGGACAGCAGCGTGCTGGTCTTCTGGCTTGTGGGCGTCGACATGTCCTACACCATCATGTTCCCTCAGCTGGTCTGCATCCTCTTCTTCAAGGTGTCCAACGGCTACGGAGCCAGCGTGGGCTACTTGATGGGAATCATCTTGAGGGTCATGAGCGGCGAGCCCCTCATCGGCCTGCCGCCAGCCATCAAATTCCCCGGTTGCCGACTGGACGGCGAAGGAAGGCTAACCCAGTTCTTCCCCTTTCGCACCACAATCATGGTCATGTCACTTGCTTCCATTCTGATCGTCTCCTGGCTGGCCTCCGTCATTTTCAACAAGGGTCTGCTGCCTGAGAGTTGGGATGTGTTCAAGATCAAACGCACGCAGACGACAGCAAGTGCTGCGGACCACAAGAGGACCATCTCTGAAAAGGAAGACGCATCTGTGGCCAGGCAGCTCTTGGACACCACCAGCTTATGA